A genomic region of Zalophus californianus isolate mZalCal1 chromosome 11, mZalCal1.pri.v2, whole genome shotgun sequence contains the following coding sequences:
- the LOC113915051 gene encoding olfactory receptor 688-like: protein MDTTLTISNNSRFQVSEFILMGFPGIHTWQHWLSLPLALLYLLALGANILILITIQHEPSLHQPMYWLLGILAIVDIGLATTIMPKILAILWFDAKAISLPECFAQIYAIHSFMGMESGIFLCMAVDRYVAICYPLRYPSIVTEAFVIKATLSMVLRNGLLTIPVPILAAQRHYCSRNEIDHCLCSNLGVTSLACDDITVNRFYQLALAWVMVGSDMGLVFASYALIIRSVLRLNSAEATSKALSTCSSHLILILFFYTAVIVVSVTQLAGREVPIIPALFNVLHSVMPPAFNPMVYALQTQELRVGFQKVLGLGDNVSRK from the coding sequence ATGGATACCACCCTGACTATAAGCAATAACTCCAGGTTCCAGGTGTCTGAGTTCATCCTCATGGGGTTCCCAGGTATTCACACCTGGCAGCACTGGCTTTCCCTGCCCCTGGCTCTGCTCTACCTCTTAGCTCTTGGTGCCAACATCCTCATCTTAATCACCATCCAACATGAGCCTTCCCTGCACCAGCCAATGTATTGGCTCCTTGGTATcttggctatagtggacattggCCTGGCTACCACCATCATGCCCAAGATCCTGGCCATTCTCTGGTTTGATGCCAAGGCCATCAGCCTCCCTGAGTGCTTTGCTCAGATCTATGCCATCCACTCTTTTATGGGCATGGAGTCAGGCATCTTCCTCTGCATGGCTGTCGATAGATATGTGGCCATCTGCTACCCCCTTCGGTACCCCTCCATAGTCACCGAGGCTTTTGTGATCAAAGCCACACTGTCCATGGTGCTCAGGAATGGCTTGCTGACCATCCCAGTGCCCATCCTGGCTGCCCAGCGACACTACTGCTCCAGGAATGAAATTGACCACTGCCTGTGCTCTAACTTGGGGGTCACCAGTCTGGCCTGTGATGACATCACTGTGAACAGATTTTACCAGTTGGCCTTGGCATGGGTTATGGTTGGGAGTGACATGGGTCTGGTGTTTGCTTCCTATGCTTTGATTATTCGCTCAGTGCTGAGGCTGAACTCTGCTGAAGCAACATCGAAGGCCCTGAGCACCTGCAGCTCCCATCTCatcctcattctctttttctacaCAGCTGTTATTGTTGTGTCTGTCACCCAGCTGGCAGGAAGAGAAGTCCCCATCATCCCTGCTCTCTTCAATGTGCTACACAGTGTCATGCCCCCAGCCTTTAACCCCATGGTATATGCCCTCCAGACCCAGGAGCTGAGAGTGGGCTTCCAGAAGGTGCTTGGTTTGGGGGACAATGTGTCCAGGAAGTGA